Within the Opitutaceae bacterium TAV5 genome, the region CGCTTCCTCCGAATCGCGCCAGCTCGTCGTTCAGGGCAAAAACAGCATCACGCTCAATGACGTCGTGGTCGGCGAGGTCTGGCTCGCCTCCGGCCAGTCCAACATGGAATGGATCGTCCGGAACACGGATACCGGAAAATTCGAGACCACTTTTGCCGACAATCCGCTCGTCCGCCATTACAAGACCACCAAAAAAGTCTCCGCCGTCCCGCTTCGCACCGCCAAAGGCGCGTGGGAACGCACCACGTCCGAAACCGTGGGCGGCTTCACCGCCATCGGCTACCACTTCGCCGCCGAACTCAACCGCGCCCTCGGCGTGCCCGTCGGGATCATCAACAGCAGTTGGGGCGCCACGCCCGTCGAGGCATGGATGGACGCCGAAAGCGCCGACGCCGGCAACGGCCCCGCCTTTGCCGAAATCCATGCCCGCTGGAAACAAACCCTCGCCGATTACCCGGCCGCCAGGGAGCGTTACGACGCCGACCTGAAAACATGGGAAGCCAAACGCGACGCCGCCAAGGCCGCCGGAAAAACCTTCACGCTTCGACGCCCCGATTCACCTCCACGCGCCGGTCACCGCAAACAACCCTGCGGCCTCTTCAACGGCATGATCGCCCCGCACATCCCCTATGCCCTGCGCGGCTTCATCTGGTATCAGGGCGAAGGAAACGTCCGGCGCCACTTCGAATACCGCGAATTCCAGACGGCCCTCATCACCGGCTGGCGCAAGCAGTTCGCCCAAGGCGACCTCCCTTTCTACTGGGTGCAGCTCTCCAGCTACAAAAGCGAGGACGCGCAAGGGACCGACTATGCCTTCCTCCGCGAGGCCCAGACGCAGTGTCTTGCGTTGCCCGATACCGGCCAAGCCGTCACCATCGACATCGGCAACGCCAACAACATCCATCCCCGCAACAAGCGCGAAGCCGCCCGCCGCCTCGCCCTCGTCGCCCTCAGGCACACCTACGGCCAAACCGGCCTCGTTGACCACGGCCCCGCCTTCGCCTCCGCCGTGCGTGAAGGCGCCGCGATGCGCGTCCACTTCCAACCCGCCGACATGGATCAGCAAAGCACTCTGGACAGCCCGCGCGCCCCGGCGCCTTCCGGCTTCGAACTCGCCGGAGCCGACAAGGTATTTTATCCCGCCGAGGCCCGGATCGACGGCCGGACCGTTGTCGTGACCTCCGACCGCGTCCCCGTTCCCCTGGCCGTTCGCTATGCCTGGCGCAACGCGCCCTCCGCCGGACTCTTCAATCCCGACGGTCTCCCCGCCTGCCCCTTCCGCAGCGACGACTGGCGACAGGAAACTCCTGAAAATCTGACCGCGAATGGACGCGTACCGAGCGAAGCGACATTCTGACATAGACGCGAATTTCACGAAGCCTTTTTAGTCAATAAATTATCCGGATTTTCCGGAATCTCCCAAAAACAAACCACCACACCGAACCCGCTCACTATGAACACGCATATCTCTGCCCCCCACCGCGCTTTCACGCTCATCGAACTGCTCACCGTGATCGCCATCATCGGCATCCTTGCCGCGATCATCATTCCCACCGTTGGCAAAGTCCGCGAGAGTGCCCGCTCCGCGCAATGCATGAGCAACCTCCGCTCGCTCCAACAAGCCGCAAGCATGTCCATCACCGACCGCAAAGGTAAAATGTTCGACCGCGAAAAATGGAAAGTCTCCGGGCAAAATGTAAGCATCATCGCCTACCTCTCCCTGCCCAAGCTGGACGAGAACAATTGGCCCGCGAACGCCCCCTCCCCCCTCCGTTGCGATTCCGCCTACCGCCTCAACAAATCCAGAAGCGGCTACACCCGCACTTACAGCATCAGCAACTACGCCTGTGCCACTTACCAAAAAGACAGCAAGGACACGCCGCTCTCAGGAACTGCCCAAACCATCGACGACATCGCCAGCCCATCGCAAATGGCCTTTTTTATGGACGGCAACCCGGGAAGCGGGACCGACGATTTCGATTACTTGCCTTACATCCGCGACAACAGTTTCCGAGACAGTTCCTCCGACCCGAAGTCCAACTACCCTCACAAGGACGGCATCAACATCGTCTTTGTTGACGGTCACATCCGCCACTTTACCCGTGCCGTCCTGACCTCCTCCGATTACGCCAAGAGTGGAGCGCCGCTTTGGGGAGGCTCGCTGAAGTAATCACGCCAACAACCCACGCCACATTGAACGCGACCGATTTCCCCGGCGTCACCGCCGCTCTCGACGACCTCCACCGCGATCTCGCCAAAGTCCTTTCAGGCGGAAGTGGCAGTGGCGCGGGCGTCTCGCCCGCCGACGTGGCACGGGCATCCTTGCCCGTGAGCGTTGCCTCTCCGCGTGGCGCGGGCGTCTCGCCCGCAACCGAAACCGTAGGGGCGTCGCTTGCGACGCCCGCGAATGCAGGACGAAGTATCAAACGACATGCGGCGGGCTTCGCAAGCGAAGCCCCTACCTGTGACGCCCCCCCTCCCCCCTTCACCCTTCGCGTCACTCTCGACCCCGCGCTCCCGTCCGAAACCTTTCGCATCCGGATAACCGATACTCCCGCCGCCTCCCCCGCGCCGGTTCCCGTCGCCATCTCCGGCGCGGACGAACTCGGCGCGATCTACGGCATCTACGAATTTTCGCACCGCTTCCTCGGCGTCGATCCCCTCTGGTTCTGGAAGGACATCGAACCCGCCCCGCTCACCCCTGCCGACCTCCGCGCTCGTCTCGCCGCCTCGCCGCCGACGATCCTCTCCGCTCCGCCCGCCTTCCGCTACCGGGGCTGGTTCATCAACGACGAGGACCTGCTCTCCACGTGGGAAGAAATGACGAATGACGAATTACGAATGCCGAATGACAACCTCGTCGCATCCGGCACCACCTCCGACCATGCGTCATGCGTCATGCGTCATTCGTCATTGGCGAAGCGCTCGCGCCAACGCTTCCGCGACTGGCCCCGGCGCACCGAATTTGAAGGACGTTCCCTCGACGACGAAGAGGCCAACTACGAAACCCGCCTCCTCCAATACTACACCCCCGTCGCCGCGCCCGAAGTCATGGAGAGGGTCTTCGAAGCGCTCCTCCGCCTGCGCGGCAATCTCGTCATCCCCTCCTCTTTCAACGACATCACCAACCCGCCCGAAGCCGCCCTCGTCCGTGCCGCCATCCGCCGCGGACTCCACGTCTCGCAACACCACGTCGAACCCCTCGGCGTCTCCCATTTCGCCTACGAGACCTGGTGCGCCAAAAACAACCACCGCGGCGCCCCCTTCTCCTACCGCGAGGCTCCCGACGTGATGCGCGCCTGCTGGCGCGATCATGCCCGCCGCTGGCGCGACATCGCCGGAGACCGTGTCATCTGGCAGATCGGCCTGCGCGGACGCGGCGACCGCCCCCTCTGGAGCCACGATCCCGCCGCCCGCACCCACGCCGGAGAGTTCATTGCCGCCGCCCTCGCCGACCAACTCGCCATCATCCGCGAGACCGACTCCCGCCCCGCGCCCCCCGTCACCCTCACCCTCTGGCTCGAAGGCGCCGAACTTGTATCTAACGGACAACTACAGATACCGCCGGGCGTCACCTGCGTCTTTGCCGACCACCACCTCACGCAGGAGCTTCAGGACGATTTCACCGGGCTGCCCCGCGACCCGCAAAGCCCCTGCGGCGTTTATTACCACGCCGCCGTCTGGCCCTTCGGCCCGCACCTCGTGCAAGGCCCGCCCCCCGCCAAAATCGCCCGCATCGTCCGCCAGCTTATCGAGCGTGGCGATACCCGCTACGCCATCCTCAACGTCTCCAATATCCGCGAGCACGTCATGGCCGCGCAGTGTTTCATGGAACAGGTGGGAGGATTTTCGATTTTCGATTGGGGCGCTACCGCGCCAGCAGGTTCTTCAATCGTACCGGACGAAAACAACAGTCTGCCAAACCAAAAATCGACAATCGGGAATCCAAAATCGAAAATCCCTCTCACCGAGGCCTCCTTCCTCGCCCGCTGGTCTCCGCCCGGGTTCGCGCCCCTTCACGCAAAACTCCTGGCCGCCATTCCGGAAATCTCGCCCGGTTTCCGCCTCTACGACGGCGCCGCCCGCCGCTTCATTTACAACGAAGTCCATGCCCTCGCGACGGCAACCCCGCCGCGTCGCGACCTCCTCCCTCCCGGCCTCCTCGCGATTCTGGATACAGCCGCGCAAAACCTCGCCGCGCTCCTCGGCGAACTCCGCGCCCGCGCGCCGCAGATCGATCCGCGCCACGCCTCCTTCTTCCAGACCAACCTCGTCGCCCAAGCCACCCTTCTCCTCGGCCTCTACCGCACCCTCGCCGCGCTTCTCCGGCCGGCCGAGCCCGACTTCGCGGCGGCCGCCGCCGGACTCCGCTTCGCACTCGACGCCTTCCCCGTCGGCGAAACCGGCCGCTGGCGCGGCTGGTATCGCGGCGACACCAAAATGGCCCTCGCCCACCTTCTCAATCGTATCGAATCGTCAGCTACTTCCTCCCTCTCCGCCTGACCGGATGAAACCAGAACAACCCTCCAGGCCATCCCGTTTCGGGATGTTCAGATCAAAAGTCCCCGAAAAGGACCGCGTCCCGGTCGGGCAAAAACTCGCCTACGGACTCGGCGGGCAGCTCGAAGGCACCGCCGTCTGGGTGCCCAAGAACAACCTCACGCCCGTCTTCAACATCGGGCTCGGCCTCGATCCCCTGATCATCAGCTCGATACTCATGATCTGGCGCGTATGGGATGCCTTCACCGATCCGGTCATGGGCAACATCTCCGACAACGCCCGCACCCGCTGGGGCCGCCGCCGCCCCTTCATCGTCGCCGGCGCCATCCTTGCCGGGCTCACGCTGCCCATCATGTGGTGGATGCCTCGTGACATAAGCCAGTGGCAGATGGCGGCCTGGCTCCTCGTCTCCGGCCTCCTCTTCTATTCCTGCTTCACGCTCTGGTCCATGCCCTATTACAGCCTGCAACTGGAGATGAGCCCCGACTACGACGAACGCACCAACATCACCGCATGGCGTTCCGTCTCGCAGAAATTCATCGCCCTGGCCAGCGGGTGGATCCTCGCCCTCGCCACCCTGCCCGTTTTCGGCGTCCGCGCCGACGGCTCCCCCGACCTCGTCAACGGCATGCGCTGGATCAGCATCGGACTTGGCATCGCCACGATCGTCCTCGGCGTGCTCCCCGGCATCTTCGTCAAGGAGCGCTATTACGCGAAGGAAACCAGCAAACAGCCCCGGCAGCCCCTCCTCGCCGGAATGAAGCAGACGCTCTCCACCCGCCCCTTCCTCTGGCTTCTTGTCATCGTCATCACCAAAAACCTCGGTGTCATCCTCGTCAGTTCGCTCGGTTTTTACGTCAACGCCTACTACGTGTGCCGCGGCGACCTGGTATTGGCGGCAAAAATACAAGGAGCCAGCTCCACCGCCGTGTTCCTGCCCGCCATTCTGGCCGTGCCTTTCTGCACCTGGCTTTCCGCGCGCTTCGGCAAACGCATGCTCCTCTATATCATCGGTGCCGTCGGCATCGCCGGTTACCTCTCGGTCTATCTTTTCTACACGCCCGAGCATCCCTGGTTGCAGATTGTCTCCTCGCTGCTCATCGGGCCGCTTGCCACCGGACTCTGGCTTGTCGCGCCTTCCATGCAGGCCGATATTGTCGACTACGACGAACTCGCCACCGGTCAACGCCGCGAAGGCAGCTTCGCCTCGGTGTTTTCCTGGTGCCTGAAGGCATCCGGCGCCCTTACCACCGGACTCAGCGGCGTCGTCCTCGTCTGGACCGGATACCATGCCTCCCACGGAGCCAACCAGCCCGCCCACGTCGCCGAAAATCTCCGCACCTTCTACATCTGGATCCCCGTGGTTTTCATCGCGTTGAGCCTTTTTGCCGTCAACCGCTACGAACTCACCAAGAGCCGCATGCACGAAATCCGCGCCCGGCTGGAAGCCAGGCGGGGAGCATTGTAAACACAGGCCCGGTGCATCAAAAAAGTGCCAATTGCATCAATCCGCGCCAAAGACAGGCGCGACGGGATTTGTTTTAATCAGGACCAGCGCCATACTCGCCCTTCATCATGTCCGTCACCTCCGCCATCGCCGCCCCTCCTGCTCCTCTCCCCCATCCCGTCCCGGATCGCTGGAGCCTGCACAGCTATTATACCCTCTGCCCGTACGCGCCCGACGGCTCCGACCGCCTGCTCGTTTCCGGAGCCGACCTTGCCACCCGCACCGGCGAGATCATCGTCTTCGGCCCTGCCGGGGCCGACGGCCGTCGCGCCATCGAAACCCGTTTCCCCGCCGGCCCCGTCAGCGATGCGTACTGGCATACCGGTTACTGGCAGACGTGGTCGCCCGATGCCCGCGCCGTTTATTTCCAGGGCGGCAACCTTGCCGCTCCGCGCATCCGCCGCCACGACCTCGCCACCGGCGTCACCGCCGAAATCGCGGGCGACATGGAAGGCGCTCCCCCCGACGGCGAGCCCATCCTCTCCGGCCTCCTCGGCATGCTCTACGCTGCCGGCTATGGCGATGGTCGTTACAAACCCGACGCCGCTCCCGTTCCCTTCCAGGCCCGCGACCGGCACGGGCTTTTTGAATACCGTTTTCCCGACTCTGAACTCCAAACCCTGAACTCCAGACCGGGCGAAGCCCGCCTTCGCCTCAGCATCAACGACGTCCTCCAAAAGCTCCCCGCCGCCACCCGCGACCGCATCCGCGCCACCGACCGCGAACTGGCCGCCACGCTCGGCGCCGGCGACGCCGCCACGCTCATGCTCTACTGCGTCCGCTGGACGCGCGACGCCCGCCGTTTCCTCTTCTTTTTCGGCAACCACTGCGTCGTGAAGGAGCGCGGCGAACCCAAGCTCACGTACATTCTCACCGCCGACCGTTCGCTCGACGAAATCCACGTCGCGCTCGATTTCAGCTACGAACGCCGCGGCGTCCACTGGAGCTGGCAGCCCGATGGCGACCACCTTATCGGTTACGGCCCCGATCCACAAAATCCCGGTCGCCAGTGCCTCGCCGAAGTCCGTTACGACGGCACCGGCTACCGCAAGCTCAGCAACCATGCCAGCGGCGGGCACCCGAGCGTCAGCCCGCTCGATCCCGACCTCATCGTCACCGACGAAGGCACCGCGACCGGCGGCGCCGTTCTCTTCATCTCGAAACGCACCGGCCGGACGATCCGCCGCGTCGACCTGCCCAAATTCATCGGCGACCGCGAGCCGCCCGGCCGCAATCCGCTGCGCATCTGCCACCACCCCGTCTTCAATCACCGGGGTGACAAGGTGCTCGTCAACACCCTGCCGGGCAAGAACGCCGTCCTGGCCGAGTTTTGCTTATGATTTCCTCCGGCTACGTGCTGTCTGTTTTCCGAAAATTGAACCACAGAGACGCAGAGGCACAAAGAACCGAGCCACAGAGAAACATGCCTCTGCTGATGGAATCTTTGTGGATTTGCTCTCTGTGTCTTCGTGCCTCTGTGGTTAACCTTCTTCGGTTTGGGCGCAGCCAATCCCTGACACCCATGGTGCATGGAATCTGATACTGTGCCGATCCGGATTTTCTGCCTGCATCGTTCCCTCCGTTCCCCATCAATCCCCACTCCGCATTTCCCATGAGTTTCTGGACCCTTATCGACGGCGGTGAAAGCATGCCGGCCAACCGTACCTGGCGTCAGCGCCTCGCCCTCCGCTTCGGCCGTTTTCTGGCCACGCGCCACGCCCACGTCCACATCGACCCGACGGCCCGGATCAGCCCCGATGCGCGCATCCATCCGCGCGCCGGCGAACTCCGCATCGGCGCGCGCTGCACTGTCGGTCCTGGCGTCATCCTGCAAGGCAACGTCACCCTTGGCGACGACTCCTCGATCCAGGCCGGCAGCATCATCATCGGTTACGGCAACCGCGAAGACCGCGCCGGCCAGATCACCATCGGCAACAAGGTCCGCATCGCGCCTTTCGTGCAGATGATCGCCGGCAACCACAATTTCGACGACATCACCCGCCCCATCCATGACCAGGGCCTGACGCCCGCCCCGATCACCGTCGAGGACGATTGCTGGATCGCCGGACGCACCGTGCTCACGGCCGGCGTCACCGTCCACACCGGTGCCGTCGTCGCCGCCGGTGCGGTCGTCACGAAGGACGTCCCGGCCCGCGCCATCGTCGGCGGCGTCCCGGCCAAGGTCATCCGCCTGCGCGGCCCGGCGGCGTAGTGAAAAAATCGCCCAGGTTCGCCGACTTCTGTAACAATTCCCCGTTTTTTCCTCTTACATGGATGACGCCCGGGTGACATCTCTCACCTGCGGCGCTTTCCATCCATGGCCACACCTTCCGCCTCATCCCTCTCCAACTCCGGTTCCGCCCGAAGCTGCCCCCAGTGCGGCCGCCCTGTTCCGCCCGGTGCCGCGCTCGGCCTTTGCCCCGCCTGCCTTCTGGCCGCCGGCCTGCCGACGCAACCTCACGACCCCGCCCCGCCTCCGCTCGCGCCGGCCGACATCGCCGCGGAGTTTCCGCAACTCGACATCCTCGCCCTGCTCGGCCGCGGCGGCATGGGCGCGGTCTACAAGGCCCGCCAGCGCGACCTCGACCGCATCGTGGCGCTGAAGATTCTTCGCCCCGGACTCGATGCCGATCCGACTTTCGCCGACCGCTTCCGCCACGAGGCCCGCGCACTCGCCCAGCTCAACCACCCCGGCATCGTCACGCTTTACGAAACCGGCCGCACGTCCGGCGGCCTGTATTTCATCCTCATGGAGTTCGTGGACGGGCTCACGCTCCGCCAGCTTCTCGACACCCGCGCCGGTCCCCTGCCCGCCCGCGAGGCGCTGGAAATCGTCCCGCAAATCTGCGACGCTCTCCAGTACGCGCACGACCGCGGCGTCGTTCACCGCGATATCAAGCCGGAAAACATTCTCCTCGACCGGCAAGGCCGCGTGAAAGTCGCCGACTTCGGCCTCGCCCGCATCGCCGGCCCCCGTGGCGCGGGCGTCCCGCCCGCAATGTGGCATGGGCATCCTGCCCGATTGGCAGAAAAAGTGGCACGGGCTTCCAGCCCGTGTTCTGCGGGCGTCCCGCCCGCTTCACCCTCACCGGACTCCGGTCTGCCCACCCGTCCCGGCAAGATCATGGGCACCCCCGCCTACATGGCTCCCGAGCAAACCGCCGCCTCCGGCGAGGTCGACCACCGCGCCGACATCTATGCGCTCGGCGTCGTCTTCTACCAGATGCTCACCGGCGAGCTTCCGCCGTCCGCGCAACCGCTCACGCCGCCCTCGAAAAAAGTCCACATCGATGTCCGCCTCGACGAGATTGTCCTCCGCGCCCTCCAACAAAACCCTGCCCGCCGCTACGCACAGGCCACTGAACTGAAAACGCAGGTGGAAACCGTCACACGGACCTCCGTCACGCCTCCCTCCGGCGACTCCGGTTCCGGCCTCCGCCAGACGACCCCTTCCCCGCGCCTGCCTCGCCATCCGCTCGTCGGCCCCATGGCCACGATCCTTGCTGCCACGCTCGTTTTCCTTGTCGCTCTCCTCCTGGCGAACCACTGGCTGCCGGATCGGGTCGCCTCCCATTTCAATGGTGCCGGGCGCGCCGACGGCTGGATGCGACGCGATACGTTCCTGCTCACGCTCGAACTCGCCGGCCTGGGTGTCTCGTTCGGAATCGGCGCGCTCTTTTTTGCGCTCAACCATTTCCCTGCCCGCTTCATCAATCTGCCCAATCGCGGCTACTGGCTGGCACCGGAGCGCCGCGTCGCGACCATGACGTTGATCCTCCGTCGCGGTCTGTGGCTCGTTCCCTGCATGCTCGTTTTTTTCACCGCGCTGACGGTCCTCACCGTGTTCGCAAACCGCCTTTCGCCGCCACGCCTGCCTGCGTCATGGATCGTCGGCCTCATTATCGGCGACCTGCTTCTCCTCGGAACGGCGCTCTTTGCATTTGTCACGCCCTTCGTCGGGAAAAACCCGCGCCCCCTTCCCGACTCCGTATCCATGCCTCACCGGCCTTTCCCGCAAACATTGACGCTCCTCCTTGTTCTCACCGGCCTGCTCCTGCCGCTATTTACCGGGCTGCAACTCGCCCGGGAAAAACCACCGATTACCATTCCCGGGGCTGACCATCCGGCCACGCCCTCCACGCCGACAAACGTTGCCGCTACCGATCCCGGCCGCTTGCGTTTTCTCCGCGAAGCCAGTCCGGCAACCTTCGCCGGTATTTCCTCCGAACTTCGTCAGGCTGCCTCCGGACTCGTTCCCGATTCGGCTATCCAGGTATCCGATGAACAATTTCAGATAACATCCGATACGGTACGGCTCACCCTTGTTCGCACTACCCGGCCGGCCGATGAAACGTCTGCCCTTCCGCAGGTCACACGTGGCGAGCACTCCTTCACCTTCATCAATGCCGGTTTCGATTCCGTCGCCGGAGAAGGCGTCCGCGTCGAGCTTGTCTGCACCGCCTCCCCGCCCGCCTCCGATCCGTTGCTGGAAACGCTTATGCAGACATCGCTCGCGTGGCTCCACGTCGGCCAAGAAACCCTTGTCGACCGCAGGGGCGAATCCTTGCGTGTGAACACCGAGGTTTTCCTTGATGGCAGCGCGCTCGATTCCGTGGAAATCCAGCCTTCGCCCTACCCCGAACAGGGCAAACACCAGATCCTGTTCCGGCTCACCACGGAGGGCGTGTTCCGGCTCGACCAGTTATTCCAGTCCGCCAGAAAACGCCGCATCGCCATCGTACTCGATCAACGGGTGCTCGGCTCTCCGACGGTGATGGCCGACAGCGCCCCCTCGGCCGTGTCACTCATCGCCGACCTCTCCGATGAAGAGGCCGCCCTGCTCGCCGGGCTGCCTCGGGCAACATCCTCTTCCGGGCGACAGAACCCGCCGGAGCATCAGCCCGTCTCCACTGCTGTTGAACGTGCTCGCGTCTGGTTACAACTGATCGACGCCGGACCGGAACACTACGCA harbors:
- a CDS encoding acetyltransferase encodes the protein MSFWTLIDGGESMPANRTWRQRLALRFGRFLATRHAHVHIDPTARISPDARIHPRAGELRIGARCTVGPGVILQGNVTLGDDSSIQAGSIIIGYGNREDRAGQITIGNKVRIAPFVQMIAGNHNFDDITRPIHDQGLTPAPITVEDDCWIAGRTVLTAGVTVHTGAVVAAGAVVTKDVPARAIVGGVPAKVIRLRGPAA
- a CDS encoding serine/threonine protein kinase, giving the protein MATPSASSLSNSGSARSCPQCGRPVPPGAALGLCPACLLAAGLPTQPHDPAPPPLAPADIAAEFPQLDILALLGRGGMGAVYKARQRDLDRIVALKILRPGLDADPTFADRFRHEARALAQLNHPGIVTLYETGRTSGGLYFILMEFVDGLTLRQLLDTRAGPLPAREALEIVPQICDALQYAHDRGVVHRDIKPENILLDRQGRVKVADFGLARIAGPRGAGVPPAMWHGHPARLAEKVARASSPCSAGVPPASPSPDSGLPTRPGKIMGTPAYMAPEQTAASGEVDHRADIYALGVVFYQMLTGELPPSAQPLTPPSKKVHIDVRLDEIVLRALQQNPARRYAQATELKTQVETVTRTSVTPPSGDSGSGLRQTTPSPRLPRHPLVGPMATILAATLVFLVALLLANHWLPDRVASHFNGAGRADGWMRRDTFLLTLELAGLGVSFGIGALFFALNHFPARFINLPNRGYWLAPERRVATMTLILRRGLWLVPCMLVFFTALTVLTVFANRLSPPRLPASWIVGLIIGDLLLLGTALFAFVTPFVGKNPRPLPDSVSMPHRPFPQTLTLLLVLTGLLLPLFTGLQLAREKPPITIPGADHPATPSTPTNVAATDPGRLRFLREASPATFAGISSELRQAASGLVPDSAIQVSDEQFQITSDTVRLTLVRTTRPADETSALPQVTRGEHSFTFINAGFDSVAGEGVRVELVCTASPPASDPLLETLMQTSLAWLHVGQETLVDRRGESLRVNTEVFLDGSALDSVEIQPSPYPEQGKHQILFRLTTEGVFRLDQLFQSARKRRIAIVLDQRVLGSPTVMADSAPSAVSLIADLSDEEAALLAGLPRATSSSGRQNPPEHQPVSTAVERARVWLQLIDAGPEHYAQSWRDASSGFRTAVGETEWVFTLKAGRPSLGSVVSRRLISSQETHTLPGAPDGHYVVMRFSTDFSRQKAAIETVTFTEESDGVWRATGYYIH
- a CDS encoding N-terminal cleavage protein, giving the protein MNTHISAPHRAFTLIELLTVIAIIGILAAIIIPTVGKVRESARSAQCMSNLRSLQQAASMSITDRKGKMFDREKWKVSGQNVSIIAYLSLPKLDENNWPANAPSPLRCDSAYRLNKSRSGYTRTYSISNYACATYQKDSKDTPLSGTAQTIDDIASPSQMAFFMDGNPGSGTDDFDYLPYIRDNSFRDSSSDPKSNYPHKDGINIVFVDGHIRHFTRAVLTSSDYAKSGAPLWGGSLK
- a CDS encoding sodium:melibiose symporter → MFRSKVPEKDRVPVGQKLAYGLGGQLEGTAVWVPKNNLTPVFNIGLGLDPLIISSILMIWRVWDAFTDPVMGNISDNARTRWGRRRPFIVAGAILAGLTLPIMWWMPRDISQWQMAAWLLVSGLLFYSCFTLWSMPYYSLQLEMSPDYDERTNITAWRSVSQKFIALASGWILALATLPVFGVRADGSPDLVNGMRWISIGLGIATIVLGVLPGIFVKERYYAKETSKQPRQPLLAGMKQTLSTRPFLWLLVIVITKNLGVILVSSLGFYVNAYYVCRGDLVLAAKIQGASSTAVFLPAILAVPFCTWLSARFGKRMLLYIIGAVGIAGYLSVYLFYTPEHPWLQIVSSLLIGPLATGLWLVAPSMQADIVDYDELATGQRREGSFASVFSWCLKASGALTTGLSGVVLVWTGYHASHGANQPAHVAENLRTFYIWIPVVFIALSLFAVNRYELTKSRMHEIRARLEARRGAL
- a CDS encoding 9-O-acetylesterase, which translates into the protein MKPARILLALLAILAVAARADVTLAPIFTDSAVLQRAQPVAVWGTADAGEKVTVTFAGHSATTTAGADGKWLVHLPALPASSESRQLVVQGKNSITLNDVVVGEVWLASGQSNMEWIVRNTDTGKFETTFADNPLVRHYKTTKKVSAVPLRTAKGAWERTTSETVGGFTAIGYHFAAELNRALGVPVGIINSSWGATPVEAWMDAESADAGNGPAFAEIHARWKQTLADYPAARERYDADLKTWEAKRDAAKAAGKTFTLRRPDSPPRAGHRKQPCGLFNGMIAPHIPYALRGFIWYQGEGNVRRHFEYREFQTALITGWRKQFAQGDLPFYWVQLSSYKSEDAQGTDYAFLREAQTQCLALPDTGQAVTIDIGNANNIHPRNKREAARRLALVALRHTYGQTGLVDHGPAFASAVREGAAMRVHFQPADMDQQSTLDSPRAPAPSGFELAGADKVFYPAEARIDGRTVVVTSDRVPVPLAVRYAWRNAPSAGLFNPDGLPACPFRSDDWRQETPENLTANGRVPSEATF